A single window of Nocardia sp. NBC_01327 DNA harbors:
- a CDS encoding ABC transporter permease — protein sequence MAVISGAVTDPVRAEPVRADPVLAPPRSRIERRRPAWLSVPLRFLLPALIFAAWWIASATGTVSPQVLAGPPKVWAAFTELASSGQLVDFALASLTRAAAGVGLGVSAGLVLGLLAGLSSLGEELVDSTMQIVRAVPFLALAPLFIAWFGIDETYKVLLIAVATIAPMYAYTYLGVRNVDRKMVEAARSFGLRGPRLVLEVILPSALPGILMALRVCLSISITGLIAAEQVGTREGVGYLVTLAQEYNRTDYMVLCVVLYAALGLIFDVVVRIIEKFSMPWRKQVAIR from the coding sequence ATGGCGGTGATCTCGGGAGCTGTCACCGACCCCGTCCGCGCTGAGCCCGTACGCGCCGATCCGGTGCTGGCCCCGCCGCGCAGCCGGATCGAACGGCGCAGGCCCGCATGGCTTTCCGTACCACTGCGGTTCCTGCTGCCCGCGCTGATCTTCGCCGCCTGGTGGATCGCCTCGGCGACCGGGACGGTCTCGCCGCAGGTGCTCGCCGGACCGCCCAAGGTGTGGGCGGCCTTCACCGAGCTGGCCTCCAGCGGTCAGCTGGTGGATTTCGCGCTGGCCTCGCTCACGCGTGCGGCCGCCGGTGTCGGCCTGGGTGTGAGCGCCGGGCTGGTGCTCGGCCTGCTGGCCGGGTTGTCCAGTCTCGGTGAGGAACTCGTCGATTCGACCATGCAGATCGTGCGCGCCGTGCCCTTCCTGGCGCTGGCGCCGCTGTTCATCGCCTGGTTCGGCATCGACGAGACGTACAAGGTGCTGCTGATCGCGGTCGCGACCATCGCGCCGATGTACGCCTACACCTATCTCGGTGTCCGCAATGTGGATCGCAAAATGGTCGAGGCGGCACGGAGTTTCGGCCTGCGCGGGCCGCGGCTGGTGCTCGAGGTGATCCTGCCTTCGGCGCTGCCGGGAATTCTGATGGCGCTGCGAGTCTGCCTGTCCATCAGCATTACCGGGCTCATCGCGGCCGAACAGGTCGGTACCCGAGAGGGTGTCGGCTATCTGGTGACGCTGGCGCAGGAATACAACCGCACCGACTACATGGTGCTGTGCGTCGTGCTGTACGCGGCGCTGGGCCTGATCTTCGACGTCGTGGTGCGGATCATCGAGAAGTTCTCGATGCCGTGGCGCAAACAGGTGGCGATTCGATGA
- a CDS encoding NrtA/SsuA/CpmA family ABC transporter substrate-binding protein — protein sequence MSRRRALMRIAIAIVPIAALVAGCSSGSGGGGNSSIVLKVVDPGNEGPIAVGKRDGTFDAALAPLGVKIQWVPTTPGFSSMLKLFNTKELDVSGAAFSPVVGALSKDVGVRIVAVQDPAGQDQSGIIASPGSGIHTVADLVGKRVAVNPAAKGEYILLKALAQAGIPADKVTRVPLQQKDAASAFASGKIDAWASFLIPYQEAKANGGVEIATEKSIGSKDNSVVVFRTEVLDQHPEIAAKYLQVLQGLTAKQRANPADFENVFDKTGPTALSGARLADAVRVGSEATVPRLPSTADASDLGDVVTTFFGNGVITRQITAGDIFYDLQSKLTPEQLAAVKVGS from the coding sequence ATGTCCCGCAGGCGAGCCCTCATGCGTATCGCGATCGCGATCGTCCCCATCGCCGCACTCGTCGCCGGGTGTAGCTCCGGTTCCGGTGGTGGCGGCAATTCGTCCATCGTGCTCAAGGTCGTCGACCCGGGCAACGAGGGGCCGATCGCGGTCGGCAAGCGGGACGGCACCTTCGATGCCGCGCTCGCGCCGCTCGGGGTGAAGATCCAATGGGTCCCCACCACACCGGGTTTCAGCTCCATGCTGAAGTTGTTCAATACCAAGGAACTCGACGTCTCCGGCGCGGCCTTCAGCCCCGTGGTCGGTGCGCTGTCCAAGGATGTCGGCGTGCGGATCGTGGCGGTGCAGGACCCGGCCGGTCAGGATCAGAGCGGAATCATCGCCTCACCGGGGTCCGGCATCCATACGGTCGCCGATCTGGTGGGCAAGCGCGTCGCGGTGAATCCCGCCGCCAAGGGCGAGTACATCCTGCTCAAGGCGCTGGCGCAGGCGGGCATCCCCGCCGATAAGGTGACGCGAGTTCCCTTGCAGCAGAAGGACGCCGCCTCCGCCTTCGCCAGCGGGAAGATCGACGCCTGGGCCTCGTTCCTGATCCCGTACCAGGAGGCCAAGGCCAACGGCGGCGTCGAGATCGCCACCGAGAAGAGCATCGGCTCCAAGGACAACAGCGTCGTGGTGTTCCGCACCGAGGTGCTCGACCAGCATCCCGAGATCGCGGCCAAGTATCTCCAAGTGCTGCAGGGACTTACGGCCAAGCAGCGGGCCAATCCGGCCGACTTCGAGAATGTCTTCGACAAGACCGGCCCCACAGCGCTTTCCGGCGCGCGGCTCGCGGACGCTGTCCGTGTCGGCAGCGAGGCCACCGTGCCGCGCCTGCCCTCCACCGCTGATGCGTCGGATCTGGGTGACGTGGTCACTACGTTCTTCGGCAATGGTGTGATCACCCGCCAGATCACCGCCGGCGATATCTTCTACGACCTGCAGTCCAAGCTGACGCCGGAGCAACTGGCGGCGGTCAAGGTGGGCAGCTGA
- a CDS encoding ABC transporter ATP-binding protein has product MSTAVSITGLRKSFGDKTVLDGVDLTIRRGEFVVLLGPSGTGKTTLLRLLTGLEVPDAGEVLVPARRTTVYQEPRLIPSKRVLGNVVVGQRRSRENREAGLRALAEVNLDGKARQWPATLSGGEAQRAALARALVREPELLLLDEPFAALDALTRLQMQDLVGDLVARHRPAVLMVTHDVDEAIRLADRVLILDRGRFAVDLTIDLPHPRDRADPETIRYRTEFLDQLGVH; this is encoded by the coding sequence ATGAGCACCGCCGTATCGATCACCGGATTGCGGAAGTCGTTCGGCGACAAGACCGTTCTCGACGGTGTTGATCTCACCATTCGGCGCGGTGAGTTCGTGGTACTGCTCGGGCCCAGCGGCACGGGTAAGACGACACTGCTGCGCCTGCTCACCGGGCTCGAGGTCCCGGACGCGGGGGAGGTGCTGGTACCGGCGCGGCGCACCACCGTCTATCAGGAGCCGAGACTCATTCCCTCCAAGCGCGTGCTGGGCAATGTTGTTGTGGGCCAGCGCCGTTCTCGCGAGAATCGGGAGGCGGGGCTGCGGGCGCTCGCCGAGGTGAATCTCGACGGCAAGGCCCGGCAGTGGCCGGCCACCCTCTCCGGCGGTGAGGCGCAGCGGGCGGCGCTGGCCCGCGCGCTCGTCCGGGAACCCGAATTGCTTTTGCTGGACGAGCCTTTCGCGGCTCTGGACGCACTCACCCGATTGCAGATGCAGGATCTGGTGGGCGATCTGGTCGCCCGGCACCGTCCGGCCGTGCTGATGGTGACCCACGATGTCGACGAGGCGATTCGCCTGGCCGACCGGGTGCTGATTCTCGACCGCGGTCGCTTCGCCGTCGATCTCACCATCGACCTCCCGCATCCCCGGGACCGCGCGGATCCCGAAACCATCCGCTACCGCACCGAATTCCTCGATCAGCTCGGCGTCCACTGA